Proteins from a genomic interval of Papaver somniferum cultivar HN1 chromosome 4, ASM357369v1, whole genome shotgun sequence:
- the LOC113271879 gene encoding transcription initiation factor IIA subunit 1-like → MSNPVYAHVVGDVVGKLRERFINQGVDDSFLDELRSLWELKLMQRDQKKSKLDSPPHLLPHQDGSSDSLGQEKVSAVNTPDTGTPNNLGNLKGEEEDEELNEDDDVLEQEEDEESSTNQLVLAQFVKVDKPKRSNKRKWKCALKDGILHLDLFSKADGEFSF, encoded by the exons aTGTCGAATCCAGTCTATGCTCACGTAGTTGGTGACGTTGTTGGTAAGTTAAGAGAAAGGTTTATCAACCAAGGTGTTGATGATTCTTTTCTGGATGAGCTTCGATCGCTATGGGAGTTAAAACTTATGCAACGTGATCAG AAAAAGTCAAAGCTTGATTCTCCTccacatcttcttcctcatcaagACGGGTCTTCGGATTCTTTAGGGCAAGAAAAGGTTTCTGCTGTTAACACACCAGATACAGGAACACCTAATAACCTAGGAAACctaaaaggagaagaagaagatgaggagctTAACGAAGATGATGACGTTCTAGaacaggaagaagatgaagagagtagcACGAATCAGTTGGTGTTAGCTCAGTTTGTAAAGGTAGATAAACCCAAGAGGAGCAATAAAAGGAAATGGAAATGTGCTCTGAAGGACGGCATACTCCATTTGGACTTGTTCTCCAAGGCTGATGGAGAATTTAGCTTCTGA